One segment of Candidatus Falkowbacteria bacterium DNA contains the following:
- a CDS encoding helix-turn-helix domain-containing protein has protein sequence MNDVSNTNDLITPEELALIIKMSKSSIYRLVKERKIPFYKISGSLRFRISDIEKCIDSSRVEAIV, from the coding sequence ATGAACGATGTTTCTAACACAAATGATTTGATAACACCTGAAGAACTGGCATTGATTATAAAAATGTCTAAGTCTTCAATTTATCGATTAGTTAAAGAACGAAAGATCCCATTTTATAAAATAAGTGGCAGCTTAAGATTTAGAATATCTGATATAGAAAAATGCATAGATAGCTCCCGTGTTGAAGCAATCGTTTAA
- a CDS encoding site-specific integrase yields the protein MSIYKSKNKYWVSIYLHNKRYRRVSPDNTSNGARAYEAVLRQKLARGEPIVAKLDKIEVIPNFKDFSEKWFNVYVKTNNKYSEVLNKQSVLRAHLNPFFGDKRLDKISNLDIESYKAKKLQSSQANKSVNNHLIILNKCFRTAQEWGVIDNIPKIKLLKVQPQKFDFLSAEECQLLLDNCDGVLREMVLVGLKTGLRFGELIALEWSDIDFKSNLMTVQKSIARGRLGSPKSNKIRYVPLLDDVSKVLNARSKKRGLVFSKDGKKHLGPVLCLRWLHLACKTAGLRKIGWHTLRHTFASHLAQNGVSIVLIKELLGHADIKTTMRYSHLTSLAIRGAVETLNQKFSHHLVIPLVSESKKISIPSIASA from the coding sequence ATGAGTATATATAAAAGTAAAAATAAATATTGGGTCAGTATTTATCTTCACAACAAGAGGTATCGAAGAGTGAGTCCGGATAACACTAGCAACGGAGCCCGAGCCTATGAGGCTGTTTTAAGGCAAAAATTAGCCCGGGGCGAGCCTATAGTTGCTAAGCTTGATAAGATTGAGGTTATTCCAAATTTTAAAGATTTTTCTGAGAAATGGTTTAATGTTTATGTTAAAACTAATAATAAATATTCAGAGGTTTTAAATAAACAGAGCGTGCTGAGAGCTCACTTAAATCCATTTTTTGGAGACAAGAGATTAGATAAAATAAGTAACCTAGATATTGAAAGTTATAAGGCTAAAAAATTACAATCCAGTCAAGCTAATAAAAGCGTGAATAATCATCTAATTATTCTAAATAAGTGTTTCAGGACAGCTCAAGAGTGGGGAGTGATTGATAATATACCAAAGATTAAACTGCTCAAGGTTCAGCCACAAAAGTTTGATTTTCTTAGCGCAGAAGAATGCCAGTTGTTATTAGATAATTGTGACGGGGTATTAAGAGAGATGGTGTTAGTTGGTCTTAAGACTGGTCTTCGTTTCGGCGAACTAATCGCCTTAGAGTGGAGCGATATAGATTTTAAGAGTAATCTTATGACAGTTCAAAAATCAATCGCTAGGGGACGCTTAGGGAGCCCCAAGAGCAATAAGATTAGATATGTTCCTTTGTTAGATGATGTTAGTAAAGTACTTAATGCAAGATCAAAAAAACGTGGTTTAGTTTTTAGCAAGGACGGTAAAAAACATTTAGGTCCGGTGCTTTGTCTAAGATGGTTACACCTAGCTTGCAAAACAGCAGGACTAAGAAAAATAGGTTGGCACACATTGCGTCACACCTTTGCATCTCACTTAGCTCAGAATGGAGTGTCTATAGTTTTGATAAAAGAGTTGCTAGGTCATGCTGATATAAAAACCACGATGAGATATTCTCATTTAACATCATTAGCTATCAGAGGAGCAGTTGAGACTCTAAATCAGAAATTTAGTCATCATTTAGTCATCCCACTAGTATCTGAGAGTAAAAAGATTTCTATCCCTAGTATTGCATCAGCTTAA
- a CDS encoding VTT domain-containing protein: MIDIISLVKAAGYLGLSGIIFAESGLLIGFFLPGDSVLFTAGFLASQGLLDIKILIPLLFVCAVFGDSVGYTFGYRLGPKIFKKEDSFFFAKENIERAQLFFEKHGGKTIILARFIPVVRTFAPIIAGVGKMKYGTFVFYNIIGGLLWAVGLLVLGYSLGNFIPNVDRYLIPIILAIIIISVLPNIIHLIKNKTMRDALLKKAINLFKSR, encoded by the coding sequence ATGATTGATATTATATCTTTAGTAAAAGCCGCTGGCTATTTGGGTCTAAGCGGCATTATATTTGCTGAATCAGGCTTGTTAATAGGTTTCTTCTTGCCAGGAGATAGTGTTTTATTCACAGCAGGATTTTTGGCTTCCCAGGGTCTGCTTGATATTAAGATACTTATTCCTTTGCTTTTTGTTTGTGCTGTTTTTGGCGACAGCGTAGGTTACACTTTTGGTTATCGCTTGGGACCAAAAATTTTCAAAAAAGAAGACTCATTTTTCTTTGCTAAAGAAAATATTGAACGCGCACAATTATTTTTTGAGAAGCATGGCGGCAAAACTATAATTCTTGCTCGCTTTATTCCTGTGGTTCGCACCTTTGCTCCAATTATTGCCGGGGTCGGAAAGATGAAATATGGTACCTTTGTTTTTTACAATATTATAGGCGGTTTACTCTGGGCAGTTGGTTTATTAGTCTTAGGCTATTCTTTGGGCAATTTTATTCCTAATGTTGATCGTTACTTAATACCAATAATCTTAGCAATTATAATTATTTCTGTTTTGCCAAACATTATCCATTTAATAAAAAACAAAACAATGCGTGATGCATTGTTAAAAAAAGCTATTAACTTATTCAAAAGTCGATAA
- a CDS encoding CAP domain-containing protein, with product MAKKLLLILLLLIAVGAGAFFIFRKDLDPFFNSSNEFIANDPAIGSIKRDVTVAKDRIFTADEPLRKKEESVVDKSVLTVAGVVKQTNIERESVNLPALKPSLLLNKSAELKIDDMFTNQYFEHISPSGQGPSDLAKKVNYDFVIIGENLALGNFDDDKDLVAGWMASPGHRENILRNGYEEIGVAVREGMFEGHMTWLAVQEFGAPSVSCPKPDTMLAKLLDDNKLELTKQELVMNQKKLELDAYNPKTNAAYAQLVQEYNSLIQRYNALVAETKLKVGEYNSQAEVYNDCLVRYSK from the coding sequence ATGGCTAAAAAGTTACTACTGATTCTATTGCTACTAATCGCCGTTGGCGCTGGTGCTTTTTTTATATTTCGAAAAGATTTAGACCCCTTTTTCAATAGTAGCAATGAATTTATAGCTAATGACCCTGCTATTGGCTCAATCAAAAGAGATGTTACTGTAGCTAAAGATCGTATTTTTACCGCTGATGAACCTTTGAGAAAAAAAGAAGAATCAGTGGTAGATAAAAGTGTTTTAACGGTTGCTGGCGTAGTTAAGCAAACAAATATTGAAAGAGAGTCGGTGAATTTACCAGCGCTAAAGCCATCACTACTATTGAATAAGTCAGCTGAATTAAAAATCGATGATATGTTTACTAATCAGTACTTTGAACATATTTCGCCAAGTGGCCAAGGACCGTCTGATTTAGCCAAAAAAGTTAATTATGATTTCGTTATAATTGGTGAAAATTTAGCTTTAGGTAATTTTGATGATGACAAAGATTTAGTGGCGGGCTGGATGGCCAGTCCAGGCCACAGAGAAAATATTTTAAGAAATGGGTACGAGGAGATTGGTGTCGCGGTTCGTGAAGGCATGTTTGAAGGCCATATGACATGGTTAGCAGTTCAAGAATTTGGCGCGCCTTCAGTTAGTTGTCCTAAACCAGATACAATGCTAGCTAAGCTGCTTGACGACAATAAGCTAGAACTGACCAAACAAGAATTAGTAATGAATCAAAAGAAGCTAGAACTTGATGCCTATAATCCAAAAACCAACGCTGCTTACGCACAGTTGGTTCAAGAATATAATAGTTTAATACAAAGATATAATGCTTTAGTCGCTGAAACTAAATTGAAAGTAGGGGAGTATAATTCTCAGGCTGAGGTTTATAATGATTGTTTAGTCAGATATTCTAAATAA
- a CDS encoding Mur ligase family protein codes for MKRFAKIILQYYLFIFAKLALLLRQPFIIAVAGTTNKTFTKQAIESFLRARGETLAVPSFNTEIGLPLAILGLPSGYNSYQRWLAIMFLAPFKAFYVKLPKIVVFEFGADRPGDLSYLISLAPPKVVVIASITQRYLEQFGGIDKAAHEYQILVKSVGKNGLIVLNNDIPEVKHLQIVSRAKTVFFGISEENISADENSWLISNFKITEQGIVGNLVNNDIKKDFALNRFGKHNALAYAAASAVIDDLIL; via the coding sequence ATGAAACGATTTGCTAAAATAATTCTTCAATATTATTTATTTATCTTTGCTAAATTAGCTTTGCTATTAAGGCAACCCTTTATTATTGCAGTAGCTGGAACGACGAATAAGACTTTTACTAAGCAAGCGATAGAATCGTTTTTAAGGGCTAGGGGAGAGACTTTAGCTGTACCAAGCTTTAATACTGAAATAGGCCTTCCTCTGGCCATTTTAGGGCTTCCAAGTGGCTATAATTCATATCAACGCTGGTTGGCGATCATGTTTTTAGCCCCATTTAAGGCATTTTATGTAAAGCTGCCAAAAATAGTGGTTTTTGAGTTTGGAGCTGATCGACCTGGTGATTTGTCTTATCTTATTAGTTTAGCACCACCAAAAGTCGTGGTAATAGCATCTATAACGCAACGTTATTTAGAACAGTTTGGCGGGATTGATAAAGCTGCTCACGAATATCAAATTTTAGTTAAGAGTGTGGGTAAAAATGGTTTAATAGTTTTGAATAACGATATTCCGGAAGTTAAACATTTGCAAATTGTCAGTCGTGCTAAAACTGTTTTCTTTGGAATTAGTGAAGAAAATATTTCAGCTGATGAAAATAGTTGGTTAATTTCTAATTTCAAAATAACCGAGCAGGGGATAGTCGGAAATTTAGTTAACAATGATATCAAAAAAGATTTTGCACTTAATCGTTTTGGTAAACACAACGCTTTGGCTTACGCCGCGGCTAGCGCTGTAATTGATGATCTTATTTTATGA
- a CDS encoding pyridoxal phosphate-dependent aminotransferase: MFERTKSIQLSVIKQMELLASRYANVVSLAQGIPSFDTPSAIKRRASRALDDGVVAKYSLSPGLPELRELIELSLASENMYYDWQSEIIVTAGSIEALTATLLTITMPGDEVIIPDPTYTSYREAIRLAGCEPVYAPLDEAGGWAFDIKMVEKTITPKTKAIFFCNPNNPTGTVYTKEQLLALAQLAEQHDLFIISDEAYKDFIYDGGEYFTLGQDQRYRKRFIRVFSFSKAYAMTGWRVGYVHSDASIIREIMKVHDCLVTCAPVVSQYAAMGALEMGQEWIDFFKKEYEKRRDLMCEALDRIGSEKLTYARPNSAYFVMPRYNGNKPSFDMAVNILDKVKLATVPGSAFGPSGENHLRLSFGRKEEDIIEGMKRLEKYFQ, from the coding sequence ATGTTTGAACGAACAAAATCAATTCAATTAAGCGTGATTAAACAAATGGAGCTTTTAGCTTCTCGTTACGCTAATGTGGTATCTCTAGCTCAGGGCATACCTAGTTTTGATACGCCCTCAGCCATTAAAAGACGAGCCTCACGTGCTTTAGATGACGGCGTGGTTGCTAAATATTCATTATCTCCAGGATTGCCTGAGTTACGAGAATTAATTGAATTGTCTTTGGCAAGTGAAAATATGTATTATGATTGGCAAAGCGAAATTATTGTTACCGCTGGTTCAATTGAAGCTTTAACAGCTACGCTTTTAACCATCACAATGCCAGGTGATGAAGTTATTATCCCTGACCCAACTTATACAAGTTATAGAGAAGCAATTCGCTTAGCTGGTTGTGAGCCAGTTTATGCACCATTGGATGAAGCAGGTGGTTGGGCTTTTGATATCAAGATGGTTGAAAAAACTATTACGCCTAAAACTAAAGCCATCTTTTTTTGTAATCCTAATAACCCAACCGGAACTGTTTATACTAAAGAACAGTTATTAGCTTTAGCACAGTTAGCTGAACAGCATGATTTATTTATTATTTCTGATGAGGCTTACAAAGATTTTATTTATGATGGTGGAGAATATTTTACTCTAGGTCAAGATCAGCGTTATAGGAAAAGGTTTATTAGAGTTTTTAGTTTTTCTAAGGCTTATGCCATGACTGGTTGGCGTGTTGGTTATGTTCATTCTGACGCTTCAATAATTCGCGAGATAATGAAGGTGCATGATTGCTTAGTAACTTGTGCGCCAGTTGTTTCACAATATGCTGCTATGGGCGCCTTAGAGATGGGTCAAGAATGGATTGATTTCTTTAAAAAAGAATATGAAAAGCGCCGCGACTTAATGTGTGAAGCACTCGACAGAATTGGCAGTGAAAAATTAACTTATGCTCGACCAAACAGCGCTTACTTTGTTATGCCAAGATATAATGGTAATAAGCCAAGCTTTGATATGGCGGTTAATATTTTAGATAAAGTAAAATTAGCGACCGTACCAGGTTCTGCTTTTGGTCCATCAGGCGAAAATCATTTACGTTTAAGTTTTGGTCGCAAAGAAGAAGACATCATCGAAGGCATGAAGCGTTTAGAAAAATATTTTCAATAA
- the serS gene encoding serine--tRNA ligase: MLDIKFIRENIDLVKKNSADRKALVDVDKLISLDESWRKLQAEVQELRSQRNKTSKTKPSPEEIANMKQVGEKISVLEEKQLDIENSLKELMIAIPNLTHKDVKVSADEDDNPVLATSGKINKFNFEAKDHVELAESLDLIDFDRATKVAGAKFYYLKNELVLLNQALIQYSLSIAMKHGFKPMLTPDLAKTSMVEGLGYNPRGESSQVYQIENNDLSLIGTAEITLGGYHADEILDLKEAPIKYVGLSHCFRTEAGSYSKFSKGIFRVHQFEKLELFIYCKPNEAEKIHDEMLKIEKEIFSGLDIPFRVIDHCTADLGTPSFRTFDLEAWLPGKPNTENGKGDWAEITSTSNCTDYQSRALNIKFVDSDGEKKLVYTLNGTAIALPRALIAIMENYQTKDGSIEIPKVLRPYLPFKKISR; the protein is encoded by the coding sequence ATGTTAGATATTAAATTCATTAGAGAAAATATTGATTTGGTAAAAAAGAACTCAGCTGATCGCAAGGCTTTGGTTGATGTTGATAAGCTTATTTCTTTAGATGAATCATGGCGTAAACTTCAAGCTGAAGTACAGGAATTACGTTCACAAAGAAATAAAACCTCAAAAACTAAACCAAGCCCAGAAGAGATAGCGAATATGAAACAGGTTGGTGAAAAAATATCTGTTTTAGAAGAAAAGCAATTAGACATTGAAAATTCTCTTAAAGAGTTAATGATCGCCATACCTAATCTAACTCATAAAGATGTTAAAGTAAGTGCTGATGAAGATGATAATCCAGTTTTGGCTACTTCGGGTAAAATTAATAAATTTAATTTTGAAGCCAAGGATCATGTTGAGTTAGCTGAGTCACTTGATTTAATAGATTTCGACAGAGCTACAAAAGTCGCTGGTGCTAAGTTTTATTATTTAAAGAATGAATTGGTCTTACTTAATCAAGCACTAATTCAATATTCATTAAGCATTGCTATGAAGCATGGATTTAAACCCATGCTAACTCCGGATTTAGCCAAGACTTCAATGGTTGAAGGATTGGGTTATAATCCGCGTGGAGAATCAAGCCAAGTTTATCAGATTGAAAATAATGACTTAAGTTTAATTGGTACGGCTGAAATCACTTTAGGCGGTTATCACGCTGATGAGATTCTTGACTTAAAAGAGGCTCCAATCAAATATGTTGGTTTGTCTCATTGCTTTAGAACTGAAGCTGGTAGCTATTCTAAATTTTCAAAAGGCATTTTTAGAGTTCACCAATTTGAAAAATTAGAATTATTTATTTATTGCAAACCTAATGAGGCCGAAAAGATTCATGATGAAATGTTAAAAATTGAAAAAGAAATTTTTTCAGGGTTAGACATACCTTTTAGAGTAATCGATCATTGTACGGCTGATTTAGGCACACCATCTTTTAGAACTTTTGATTTAGAAGCTTGGCTACCGGGTAAACCAAATACTGAGAACGGCAAAGGCGATTGGGCAGAAATTACTTCAACCTCGAATTGCACAGATTATCAATCAAGAGCTTTGAATATTAAATTTGTTGATAGTGATGGAGAAAAGAAGCTGGTTTACACATTAAACGGAACGGCCATTGCTTTGCCTCGAGCTTTGATTGCTATCATGGAAAATTATCAGACTAAAGATGGTTCAATTGAAATTCCAAAAGTTTTGCGACCCTATTTGCCATTCAAAAAGATCAGTAGATAG
- the lysS gene encoding lysine--tRNA ligase, with amino-acid sequence MSEIKVSERSDRLAKLEALRKLGLDPYPAKTNRDHMIGAILVDFNDFEASKKVVTLAGRLRSSRGHGNLSFADLEDDSGRLQLVFSKQEVGAEQYKLFEKYIDVGDFIEVQGTAFTTKAGQQSLAVTEWKILTKALRPLPDKWHGLEDKEEKLRKRYLDILTNDELKDTIRKRSRFWSSMREFLMARDFLEVETPVLETTTGGADARPFVTHHNALDIDVFLRISAGELWQKRLMVAGFDKTFEIGRQFRNEGMSAEHLQDYTQMEFYWGYADYTKGMELVTELYRHVAKETFGKLKFDINGFEVDLAREWEIYDFTSIIKEKTKVDITKTDLKEIEETLKKLKIDYDKKGFNITRGIDNLWKYCRKSLGGPGFLVNVPVVMEPLAKRQVENPNFVQRFQVIIAGSELGKGYSELNDPIDQAGRFADQQELREAGDDEAQMFDKDFVEALEYGMPPTCGFGISERLFSFLCGKPIRECQIFPLLRPKDQPSAEAADGK; translated from the coding sequence ATGAGTGAAATTAAAGTTAGTGAACGATCAGATAGACTAGCCAAGTTAGAAGCTTTACGAAAGCTAGGCCTTGATCCATACCCAGCTAAGACTAACCGCGATCATATGATCGGCGCTATTTTAGTTGATTTTAATGATTTTGAAGCTTCAAAAAAAGTTGTTACTTTAGCTGGTCGTCTTCGCAGCTCAAGAGGTCATGGCAATTTAAGTTTTGCCGACCTAGAAGATGACAGCGGCCGCTTACAGCTTGTTTTTTCTAAACAAGAGGTTGGTGCTGAACAGTATAAACTTTTTGAAAAATATATTGATGTTGGTGATTTTATAGAGGTTCAAGGTACGGCTTTTACGACCAAGGCTGGTCAACAGAGTTTGGCTGTGACTGAATGGAAAATTTTAACTAAAGCTTTAAGACCATTGCCAGATAAGTGGCATGGCCTAGAAGATAAAGAGGAAAAATTGCGCAAACGTTATTTAGATATTCTAACTAACGATGAACTTAAAGACACAATCAGAAAGCGTTCTCGTTTTTGGTCATCAATGCGCGAATTTTTAATGGCGCGTGACTTCTTAGAAGTTGAAACTCCGGTTTTAGAAACCACCACTGGCGGAGCTGATGCTCGTCCTTTTGTTACTCATCACAATGCACTTGATATTGATGTTTTTCTTCGTATCTCAGCTGGAGAATTATGGCAGAAGCGTTTAATGGTTGCTGGCTTTGATAAAACATTTGAAATTGGCAGACAATTTAGAAACGAAGGTATGAGTGCTGAGCATTTGCAAGATTATACGCAAATGGAATTTTATTGGGGTTATGCTGACTATACTAAGGGCATGGAGCTTGTTACAGAATTATACCGTCATGTTGCTAAAGAAACTTTTGGTAAACTAAAGTTTGATATTAATGGTTTTGAAGTTGATTTAGCGCGTGAATGGGAAATTTATGATTTTACTTCAATTATTAAAGAAAAAACTAAAGTTGATATAACAAAAACTGATTTGAAAGAAATTGAGGAGACTTTAAAAAAATTAAAAATTGATTACGACAAGAAAGGATTTAATATCACCAGAGGCATTGATAATCTTTGGAAGTATTGTCGTAAGTCTTTAGGTGGTCCAGGTTTCTTGGTTAATGTACCGGTTGTAATGGAACCTTTAGCTAAAAGACAGGTTGAGAATCCAAACTTTGTTCAACGCTTCCAAGTAATTATTGCTGGCTCTGAATTAGGTAAAGGTTATAGCGAGCTTAATGATCCGATTGATCAAGCTGGACGCTTTGCTGATCAACAAGAATTGCGTGAAGCAGGGGATGATGAAGCACAAATGTTTGATAAAGATTTTGTTGAAGCACTTGAATACGGTATGCCACCAACTTGTGGTTTTGGTATTTCTGAACGTTTGTTCTCATTCTTGTGTGGCAAACCAATAAGAGAATGTCAGATTTTTCCTTTATTAAGACCAAAGGACCAGCCCTCCGCTGAAGCTGCGGACGGTAAATAA
- the greA gene encoding transcription elongation factor GreA, giving the protein MGEQQIISEEGFQKLQEELHQLCTTKRREIADRIEKAKELGDLSENAEYSDAKEAQAFNEGRVSEITSLLKNITVVKTHGKNEIGMGSKITVEAHGKEKEFTIVSFNEADPLSGKVSNESPMGLAFLNKKTGDMVTVHTPKGDIKYKITHIS; this is encoded by the coding sequence ATGGGAGAACAGCAAATAATTTCCGAAGAAGGTTTTCAAAAACTACAAGAAGAACTTCATCAACTTTGTACTACTAAACGTCGAGAAATTGCCGATCGAATTGAAAAGGCAAAAGAGCTTGGCGACTTAAGTGAGAACGCTGAATATTCAGATGCTAAGGAAGCGCAGGCATTTAACGAAGGTCGCGTCTCTGAAATAACCAGTCTTTTAAAGAACATCACAGTAGTTAAAACTCATGGTAAGAATGAAATTGGTATGGGTTCAAAAATTACAGTTGAAGCTCATGGCAAAGAAAAGGAATTTACAATTGTAAGCTTTAATGAAGCTGACCCTTTGTCTGGTAAAGTTTCTAATGAATCACCAATGGGCCTAGCTTTCTTAAATAAGAAAACCGGTGATATGGTCACAGTTCATACACCTAAAGGAGATATTAAATATAAAATAACCCATATTAGTTAA
- a CDS encoding O-antigen ligase family protein gives MKKINNKNLFFLVLGAIAICEVISFTGFFIPQVVNIFTALVILATLFITLKKPAYGFLILLAELLVGSQGYLLWIGETGNHISLRIALWIIVMVIWFVKEIERYVKEKDLVKNWISLSVYFPFLLLLIALIVATVNGFLFHNDSNLIFIEAKRWLYILTIIPLLLTLREKGMRQDFSIVIAAACTWLALKTLLLLYIFSHGLVVSEVIYAWTRADLLGEITTLANGFSRVFLQSQVFAVPAFIFSAVIFLKTLINKNWKITKSVVGYAIASALFLSVIIISLSRSFWFGLAVGALVILFTIFAVFRPNIKQCLKAMLALAAVALTTIVILFITLEFPFPKPLFGFNASLLSDRANANDAAADSRWALLPVMNQAIFKHPIMGYGLGKTLTYKSSDPRVVKSSTNGTYTTNAFEWGWLDIWLKLGSLGMLAYLWFLLSIMKQAILKIKTNPYKSVASIGAMFALIALNIFTPYLNHPLGFAYLAIIMVNLSMEE, from the coding sequence ATGAAAAAAATTAATAACAAAAATTTATTCTTTTTAGTTCTAGGCGCTATTGCAATATGTGAAGTAATTTCTTTCACTGGATTTTTTATTCCGCAGGTAGTTAATATTTTTACGGCTTTAGTTATTTTAGCCACGCTTTTTATAACCTTGAAAAAACCAGCTTATGGATTCTTGATTTTATTGGCTGAGCTTTTAGTTGGTTCTCAGGGTTATTTATTATGGATAGGTGAAACTGGTAATCATATTTCTTTGCGCATTGCTTTATGGATTATTGTCATGGTGATTTGGTTTGTTAAAGAGATTGAGCGCTATGTAAAAGAAAAAGACTTAGTTAAAAATTGGATTAGTTTATCGGTTTATTTTCCATTTTTGCTTCTGCTCATAGCATTAATCGTCGCTACGGTTAATGGCTTTTTATTTCATAATGATAGTAATTTAATTTTTATTGAAGCCAAACGTTGGCTATATATTTTAACTATAATTCCTTTACTTTTGACATTGAGAGAAAAGGGAATGCGTCAAGATTTTTCAATCGTTATTGCTGCGGCTTGTACTTGGCTAGCCTTAAAAACACTTTTACTACTTTATATTTTTTCTCATGGTTTAGTTGTTTCAGAAGTTATTTACGCTTGGACAAGAGCTGATTTATTAGGCGAGATTACGACTTTAGCTAATGGCTTTTCCCGTGTTTTCTTGCAATCTCAAGTTTTTGCCGTACCGGCTTTTATCTTTTCTGCAGTGATTTTTTTAAAAACTTTAATCAACAAAAATTGGAAAATTACTAAATCAGTTGTTGGCTACGCTATAGCTTCAGCTTTATTTTTATCAGTTATCATTATTAGTTTGTCTCGTAGTTTTTGGTTTGGTTTAGCGGTGGGTGCTTTAGTTATTCTATTTACTATTTTTGCAGTATTTAGACCTAACATTAAACAATGTCTAAAAGCTATGTTGGCTTTAGCCGCGGTTGCTTTAACAACAATTGTGATTTTGTTTATTACTTTAGAATTTCCATTTCCTAAACCACTGTTTGGTTTTAATGCTTCTTTATTGTCTGATAGAGCTAACGCGAACGACGCCGCGGCGGATTCACGTTGGGCACTTTTGCCAGTCATGAATCAGGCAATTTTTAAGCACCCAATTATGGGTTATGGTTTAGGTAAAACTTTAACTTATAAATCAAGTGATCCACGTGTTGTTAAATCCTCAACTAATGGAACTTACACGACCAATGCATTTGAATGGGGTTGGTTAGACATCTGGCTTAAACTTGGCAGCCTGGGAATGCTGGCCTATCTTTGGTTTTTGTTAAGTATCATGAAGCAAGCCATTCTTAAAATTAAAACTAATCCTTATAAATCAGTAGCTAGTATTGGCGCAATGTTTGCTTTAATAGCTTTAAATATTTTTACGCCATACCTTAATCATCCTTTAGGTTTTGCTTATTTAGCTATTATTATGGTTAATTTGTCCATGGAGGAGTAG
- a CDS encoding DUF192 domain-containing protein, which translates to MFLRVFIIVTVIFSVLSLFFVKTNNSFDSRNSVAATINQVPLRLELATNEQQWFDGLSRRSSLCDNCGMLFVFPESKLQTFVMREMNFPLDMVWLNDKKIIGYNENLRPETTEPYTLYKSPAEVNYVLEINAGFVKKHNIKIDDQLIYEKN; encoded by the coding sequence ATGTTTTTACGAGTTTTTATTATTGTGACTGTAATATTTTCTGTTCTTAGTCTGTTTTTTGTTAAAACAAATAATTCATTTGATTCGAGAAATTCTGTAGCAGCTACAATTAACCAAGTGCCATTGAGGCTAGAGCTAGCTACTAACGAACAACAATGGTTTGATGGTCTAAGCCGTCGTTCAAGTCTTTGTGATAATTGCGGCATGCTATTTGTTTTTCCAGAATCAAAGCTGCAAACTTTTGTAATGAGAGAAATGAATTTCCCGCTTGATATGGTTTGGTTAAATGATAAAAAAATAATTGGTTATAATGAAAATTTGCGACCTGAGACAACTGAACCTTATACACTTTATAAATCTCCAGCTGAGGTTAATTATGTTTTAGAGATTAATGCTGGTTTTGTTAAAAAACACAATATTAAAATAGACGATCAATTAATCTATGAAAAAAATTAA
- a CDS encoding glycosyltransferase family A protein encodes MISIIIPVHNQADKIGACLKSILTQTYKEWELIVVNDGSTDNIEKVLDKWSNNFFGKNFQFFSKENEGSQITRNYGFTKSSGEYVIFCDADIIMEPYMLEKMIDTLKANPEASFAYSSFNYGTKLFKLFPYSEDRLKKMPFIHTSSLIRRQDFPNFDPAIKRLQDWDLWLTMMENNKKGVFIDKPLFTAQIGGGHFSSWLPSITYKILPFLPAVKKYKLAVSKIKEKHNLL; translated from the coding sequence ATGATTTCAATTATTATTCCAGTTCATAATCAAGCTGATAAGATCGGCGCTTGTCTGAAAAGTATCCTTACTCAAACTTACAAAGAGTGGGAATTGATTGTGGTTAATGATGGTTCAACCGACAATATAGAAAAAGTGCTCGATAAATGGTCTAATAATTTTTTTGGTAAAAACTTCCAATTTTTTTCGAAAGAGAATGAAGGCTCACAAATTACACGTAACTATGGTTTTACTAAATCTAGTGGCGAGTATGTTATATTCTGTGACGCTGATATTATCATGGAGCCTTATATGTTAGAAAAAATGATAGACACTTTAAAAGCAAACCCTGAGGCAAGTTTTGCTTATAGTTCATTTAACTATGGTACAAAATTATTTAAGCTTTTTCCTTACAGTGAGGATCGTTTGAAAAAAATGCCTTTTATTCACACCAGCTCATTAATTAGGCGCCAAGATTTTCCTAACTTTGATCCAGCTATTAAACGTTTGCAAGATTGGGACTTATGGTTAACGATGATGGAAAATAATAAAAAGGGTGTCTTCATTGACAAGCCTTTATTCACAGCACAAATTGGAGGCGGACACTTTAGTAGTTGGCTACCATCAATTACTTATAAAATTTTGCCATTCTTACCAGCTGTGAAAAAATATAAGTTAGCAGTTAGTAAAATAAAAGAAAAACATAATTTATTATAA